The following proteins are co-located in the Pedobacter sp. FW305-3-2-15-E-R2A2 genome:
- a CDS encoding TonB-dependent receptor, producing the protein MKRIIFFLLLTLPLWANAQIKIKGQVKNSIAPLAWANVILTNAEGKLVKGTLTKDDGTFELDAKNGAYNIKVSYLGLGDWSVNLILEKELDLGTILLKENTGNLEGVVVVARKKLISYKADRLIFDVESSIAAEGGDGISAISAAPGVLVQNNAISMLGKGSSRVMLDGRMVELSGDDLISFLKSISAKDIKQVEVIGNPPAKYEAGGEGGLINIILKKGARDSWKNSTSLSYDQNSYGLATLRNNYVYHKDKVRFSLSGGGTFGNSKVLQELNTGYPSGLWELKYNGKQKENKVSGRLAFDYDLSARTSIGVQYLGNYQTPDSKDFVGIKIHNRNGQVDSLLINQGDRKLSSGNHTYNVHLVSRLDTSDRKISADLDYFTYNSKIDNRFMANVFSPDMTFLNTNQAARNVSGRTIDNLSAKVDMEHPLKFMNLSYGAKISFIKSKGDIRYFNTISGTPVLDGGRSNEFLYEENNQAVYVNGTKDFGPKLSIQFGLRLENTATEGESETLNQTNKNSYLELFPTFYGAYKPNDSHRFLFNYGRRINRPDFGVLNPFRSYINSNSYSEGNPFLKPSFGDNFDFSHVYKGVWRTNVFLNMTTDGYGPVFSSNPETNTLVLTRENYYKEQYFGLGENYSLQLTSWWQSENSVYLLGSKSKFTSQIKASPKNTVQLYLSTNHTFSLRESTKLQVDYSYSSSFKRGLYEFGAMSGLNIGLRQTFVKNNLQVSMLVNDVFNRNYLKNYTSIVNGIRQVYSENNSSRFFRISLAYNFGNDKVTIKERSFGNDEERKRTN; encoded by the coding sequence ATGAAACGCATTATATTCTTCCTCCTCCTTACATTGCCGCTATGGGCAAACGCACAAATAAAAATTAAAGGACAGGTGAAAAACAGCATAGCCCCTCTGGCCTGGGCAAACGTCATCTTAACCAATGCTGAGGGGAAGCTGGTCAAAGGAACATTGACGAAAGATGATGGTACTTTTGAGCTGGATGCTAAAAACGGAGCTTACAACATCAAGGTCAGTTATTTGGGGCTGGGCGATTGGTCGGTAAATCTGATCCTGGAAAAGGAATTGGACCTGGGGACAATTTTGCTGAAAGAAAATACAGGAAATCTGGAAGGAGTGGTGGTGGTTGCAAGAAAGAAACTCATCAGCTATAAAGCGGACCGTTTAATCTTTGATGTCGAAAGCAGTATCGCTGCGGAGGGCGGAGATGGCATTTCCGCGATTAGTGCTGCTCCAGGTGTATTGGTGCAAAACAACGCCATCAGTATGCTTGGGAAAGGGTCTTCGCGTGTGATGCTGGATGGGAGAATGGTGGAGCTCTCTGGCGATGACCTGATCAGCTTTCTGAAATCAATATCCGCGAAAGACATTAAGCAGGTGGAAGTGATTGGCAACCCTCCGGCAAAATATGAGGCAGGAGGAGAAGGGGGGTTGATCAATATCATTTTAAAGAAAGGAGCAAGGGATTCCTGGAAAAATTCGACCAGCTTGTCTTACGATCAAAATAGTTATGGGCTGGCCACATTGAGGAACAACTATGTATACCATAAAGACAAAGTCAGGTTTTCCCTTAGCGGAGGCGGAACATTTGGGAATAGTAAGGTGCTGCAGGAATTGAATACCGGTTATCCTTCCGGTCTCTGGGAATTGAAGTATAATGGAAAGCAAAAGGAAAATAAGGTTTCCGGCCGGCTGGCATTTGACTATGACCTTTCAGCGCGGACAAGTATCGGGGTTCAATACCTGGGCAATTATCAGACACCAGATTCGAAAGATTTTGTGGGCATAAAAATTCACAACAGGAATGGTCAGGTCGATTCCCTGCTGATCAACCAGGGGGATAGAAAGCTCAGTTCCGGGAACCATACTTATAATGTCCATCTGGTGTCCAGGTTGGATACATCGGACCGGAAAATTTCAGCTGATCTGGATTACTTTACTTATAATTCTAAGATAGACAACCGTTTTATGGCCAATGTTTTTTCTCCAGACATGACTTTTCTGAATACCAATCAGGCAGCCAGGAATGTTTCGGGCAGGACGATAGATAACCTGAGCGCAAAGGTAGATATGGAGCATCCGCTAAAATTTATGAATTTGTCGTACGGCGCTAAAATCAGCTTTATCAAAAGCAAAGGTGACATCCGGTACTTCAATACCATTTCCGGAACGCCGGTTTTGGATGGAGGCCGTTCCAATGAATTTCTTTACGAGGAAAACAACCAGGCCGTCTATGTGAACGGAACTAAAGATTTTGGTCCTAAGCTGAGCATTCAGTTCGGCTTAAGGCTTGAAAATACAGCAACCGAAGGAGAATCGGAAACGTTAAACCAGACGAATAAAAACAGTTACCTGGAGTTATTTCCTACTTTTTACGGTGCTTATAAACCGAATGACAGTCATCGTTTCCTCTTCAATTATGGAAGGAGGATCAACCGGCCTGATTTCGGTGTATTAAATCCTTTCCGCTCCTACATCAACAGCAATAGCTATTCTGAAGGAAACCCTTTCCTGAAACCTTCATTCGGTGATAACTTTGACTTTAGCCATGTCTATAAAGGCGTATGGAGAACAAATGTCTTCCTTAACATGACCACCGATGGATATGGGCCTGTATTCAGCTCTAATCCGGAGACCAATACCCTTGTGCTGACGAGGGAAAACTATTATAAAGAGCAATATTTTGGGCTAGGGGAGAACTATAGTCTTCAGCTGACTTCCTGGTGGCAAAGCGAGAATTCTGTCTACCTTTTAGGTTCAAAAAGTAAGTTTACCAGTCAGATCAAAGCCAGCCCTAAAAATACAGTGCAGTTGTATTTATCGACCAACCATACTTTTTCTCTGAGAGAATCGACAAAACTGCAGGTAGATTATAGTTACAGTTCTTCTTTTAAAAGGGGGTTGTATGAATTTGGTGCAATGTCTGGCTTAAATATTGGCCTGCGACAAACGTTTGTAAAAAACAACCTGCAGGTATCCATGCTGGTTAACGACGTTTTTAACCGCAACTATTTAAAAAATTATACTTCGATCGTGAATGGAATCAGGCAGGTCTATAGTGAAAACAACAGCAGCAGATTTTTCCGGATTTCCCTGGCTTACAATTTTGGAAACGATAAGGTAACTATAAAGGAACGCAGTTTTGGAAATGATGAAGAACGAAAAAGAACAAATTAG
- a CDS encoding TonB-dependent receptor, with translation MLFKNSAYLFALLGCTLSVNAQTENTSKPLNDTTRKLNEVMVKENRLQLPFSKQNRNISIIDREKIQSLPVRSVSELLSYVSGVDVRQRGPGGSQADISMDGGTFDQSLVLINGIKVSDPQTGHNMMNLPITMDDIDHIEVLRGSASRIYGINALTGAINIVTRTVKTTGLSANLFSGSSFKKKEGNGSTYANYGIQASGSLALNGSSHLFSVAQEAGNGYRYNTAFNNQKLYYQGKINVGASDYLDVMGGYVHNNFGANAFYAAPGDKEAEETVKTALASVSYTTKITDNWTLVPRISYRNNVDDYLYIKQTPDKFHNHHISNVFDAELNNTVQTAIGTFGFGLEARTERIKSTNLGKRDRTNTGLFGEYKFEPIARLLINVGMYTNYNSDYGWQAFPGLDAGYNFYGNWRLFANLGTGQRLPTYTDLYYKGPTNIGNDQLRPEKSKYAEGGIKFNNDQLSMNASYFVRRIDNFIDWVKALQSDPWQPKNFSQVNTKGFTLSADYKLANLSQNGCLNGLRLGASYTNLDPSFKTTLSTANFSRYALESLRNQLSGTMNATFYKVIDLTLTARYNERISYKNYTVMDARIAFKQAHYSIYADGANLFNVQYIEAGAVPMPGSWFTLGLKAGI, from the coding sequence ATGCTTTTTAAAAATTCCGCATACCTCTTCGCTTTATTGGGTTGTACCCTCAGTGTGAATGCGCAAACAGAAAATACCTCTAAACCTTTAAATGATACCACCAGGAAACTGAATGAAGTCATGGTCAAAGAAAACAGACTTCAATTGCCATTTTCCAAACAAAACCGGAACATCTCCATCATCGACCGGGAGAAAATCCAAAGCCTGCCAGTCAGGTCGGTCAGCGAATTGCTGAGTTATGTCTCTGGTGTAGATGTTCGTCAACGCGGCCCCGGTGGATCACAGGCAGACATCAGCATGGATGGAGGTACATTTGATCAAAGTCTGGTGTTGATCAATGGCATTAAAGTTTCAGATCCGCAGACGGGACACAATATGATGAACCTGCCCATCACTATGGACGACATAGACCACATTGAAGTCCTGCGGGGATCGGCCTCCAGAATCTATGGCATCAATGCCCTCACCGGCGCCATCAATATCGTCACCCGGACGGTAAAAACAACCGGGCTTTCTGCAAACCTATTCTCCGGAAGCAGTTTTAAAAAGAAAGAAGGAAATGGCAGCACCTATGCCAATTACGGAATTCAGGCCAGCGGATCCCTTGCCTTAAACGGTTCTTCCCATTTATTTTCTGTGGCTCAGGAAGCAGGAAATGGTTACCGCTACAATACGGCCTTTAACAATCAGAAACTATATTACCAGGGAAAAATAAATGTAGGCGCTTCGGACTACCTGGATGTCATGGGCGGTTATGTCCATAATAATTTCGGAGCCAACGCATTCTATGCCGCTCCCGGAGATAAAGAAGCGGAAGAAACCGTAAAGACCGCTCTGGCCTCGGTTTCCTATACGACTAAAATCACCGATAACTGGACACTGGTGCCCCGGATCAGCTACCGCAATAATGTAGACGATTACCTTTACATCAAGCAAACACCAGACAAGTTCCACAACCACCACATCAGCAATGTATTCGATGCAGAACTGAACAATACGGTTCAAACGGCGATCGGTACTTTTGGCTTCGGATTGGAAGCAAGAACAGAACGCATCAAAAGCACCAACCTGGGCAAAAGGGACCGTACCAATACCGGCCTCTTTGGAGAGTATAAATTTGAACCCATCGCGCGTTTGCTCATTAATGTGGGAATGTATACCAATTACAATTCCGACTATGGATGGCAGGCCTTTCCCGGTCTGGATGCAGGTTATAATTTCTACGGCAACTGGCGCTTATTTGCGAACCTGGGAACGGGACAACGTTTACCGACCTATACAGACCTTTATTATAAAGGGCCCACCAATATCGGGAACGACCAGCTTCGTCCTGAAAAATCGAAATATGCAGAAGGAGGAATCAAGTTCAACAATGACCAGCTCTCCATGAATGCGAGTTATTTTGTCCGCAGAATCGATAATTTCATTGATTGGGTAAAAGCACTGCAGAGCGATCCATGGCAGCCGAAAAATTTCAGTCAGGTCAATACAAAAGGTTTTACCTTAAGCGCCGATTATAAGCTGGCCAACCTTTCTCAAAACGGGTGTTTAAACGGACTCAGACTAGGTGCTTCTTATACCAACCTCGATCCTAGCTTTAAAACCACACTAAGCACCGCAAACTTTTCCAGATATGCATTGGAAAGTTTGAGAAATCAGCTGAGTGGAACGATGAATGCAACGTTTTATAAAGTCATCGATCTTACCCTGACTGCCCGTTATAACGAACGCATCAGCTATAAAAATTATACCGTAATGGATGCAAGGATAGCCTTTAAACAAGCGCATTACAGCATTTATGCAGATGGAGCCAATCTGTTTAATGTACAATATATCGAGGCCGGAGCGGTACCTATGCCCGGCTCCTGGTTTACCCTCGGACTAAAAGCCGGAATCTAG
- a CDS encoding AraC family transcriptional regulator produces the protein MVEQNLISIISIVAVFVSLLLSFFLLTVSTNNKLGNVLLAGFIILNAVDLSGWFIYPVTRHYPDLEMFRRTTSALINPLFFLYALAVCYSDFRLKPKHLLHAIPFVLENLYLMGVFYLAAPGDKTSFFNDKGGLAASLIHLAYGHLQFAFYIIAIFLVLRKYKKVYLENYTNSATITYKWLFQLTVVITVVHTIVMCKDLLLFTGSSDVFNGAQILVGINAVFILCWFVMKALYYPNLFRGVDSRLEPIEHMIVLPQEEERSQKQELNVENQEKTGRLKAYMNDMEPYLEPSLTVQDLAVQMEMPVRDLSILINHHLDQHFFDFVNEYRIQKAMAILKDPAKNELNIQEILYQVGFNSKSSFNTAFKKYTNQTPTQFRNAFM, from the coding sequence ATGGTGGAACAAAATCTAATCAGCATTATTTCAATAGTTGCCGTTTTTGTGTCCCTGCTTTTATCCTTTTTCCTGCTAACGGTCTCCACGAATAATAAATTGGGGAATGTTCTCCTTGCTGGTTTCATCATTCTGAATGCGGTTGACCTGAGCGGATGGTTTATCTATCCGGTTACCCGGCATTATCCTGATCTGGAAATGTTCCGGAGGACGACCTCGGCTTTAATCAATCCATTGTTTTTTCTGTATGCTTTAGCGGTTTGTTATTCTGATTTCAGGCTGAAACCTAAGCATCTGTTACATGCGATCCCTTTTGTGTTGGAAAACCTGTACCTGATGGGTGTTTTCTACCTGGCGGCACCGGGGGATAAAACGAGTTTTTTTAATGACAAAGGTGGTTTAGCCGCCAGTCTTATACACCTGGCGTATGGCCACCTGCAATTTGCATTTTACATTATCGCGATCTTTCTTGTGCTGAGGAAGTATAAAAAGGTCTATCTGGAGAATTATACCAATAGCGCTACGATTACCTATAAATGGTTGTTTCAGCTGACTGTTGTGATCACCGTTGTTCATACCATTGTGATGTGTAAAGACCTGCTGTTGTTTACCGGCTCTTCTGATGTTTTCAATGGCGCGCAAATTCTTGTGGGCATCAATGCGGTATTTATTCTATGCTGGTTTGTGATGAAGGCGCTATATTATCCGAACCTCTTCAGAGGAGTAGATTCCAGGCTTGAGCCCATTGAACACATGATCGTGCTGCCACAGGAAGAAGAGCGTTCGCAAAAGCAGGAATTGAATGTAGAAAATCAGGAAAAGACCGGACGCCTGAAAGCCTATATGAATGATATGGAGCCTTATCTTGAGCCCTCCTTAACTGTTCAGGACCTGGCTGTTCAAATGGAAATGCCGGTTCGTGATTTATCGATCCTCATCAACCACCACCTTGATCAGCACTTTTTTGATTTTGTGAACGAATACCGCATTCAAAAAGCAATGGCGATCTTAAAAGATCCGGCAAAAAATGAGTTAAATATCCAGGAGATTTTATACCAGGTTGGTTTCAATTCAAAATCTTCTTTTAATACAGCCTTTAAAAAATACACCAATCAAACGCCTACGCAGTTTCGAAACGCTTTTATGTAA
- a CDS encoding carboxy terminal-processing peptidase, whose protein sequence is MITSLKTSLCMAIIAGISQHALAQSEQDQSLAYQKITIAAVVRNIEKGHFRPKPINDDFSQAIWKKYLLALDPNKNVFLQSDLEQLKRYEFSIDEELKEGSAEFFNVAYQLYQQRLQEVSVLYKDILAKPFDLHKKESVQLNGTLLSFAKDKKELDQVWRKRLKYYLLKKMIDLEEERKAAGTPALAQAKGAKPDLLEKEARMRIRKWLDNSFKTLMSPAYSEEKFSQYLNTITFEMDPHTTYFAAVKARSVNEQMAKKYYGLGLELTDKEGEVWVKSLRPGGVAIKSGLVDVNDRLLRITDRKGTMIDLDGVPITEVAELIRGDKDTEISLGLRKVNGIEKTISLKRGEIKEEEGRARSAVIHKGNQKIGYIYLPEFYADFNNPAGAHAATDVAAELLQLKTAGVTGIVIDLRNNGGGSLDEVVKMSGYFLGSGPKVQVKGKEGVKAYATYDAPVYDGPLAVMINENSASASEIFAAVIQDYRRGIIIGSRSSYGKGTAQSTLPMGKMGDKAKGTPPLNFGSLRLSLNQFYRVNGGSTQLKGVKSDLILPGKLQYQKIREQDNETALAWDSIAPANYRIFNRMLIPNNILALENEEIGKNEAFKVIAENSKLLAEHADDPLSLDLPKFKEQQAKMLSWSKKIDEAAQLPELKQLTITGTRLTSEGPGLEWYGKWMEGVTRDIYVDQTVKVMVRMVSNSDK, encoded by the coding sequence ATGATAACCAGTTTAAAGACTTCGCTCTGCATGGCCATAATTGCGGGGATCAGTCAGCATGCCCTTGCACAATCCGAACAGGACCAAAGCCTTGCCTATCAGAAGATTACGATTGCTGCGGTGGTCAGAAATATAGAGAAAGGTCATTTCAGGCCGAAGCCGATCAACGATGATTTTTCCCAGGCGATCTGGAAGAAATACCTGCTGGCATTGGACCCAAACAAAAATGTATTTCTGCAGTCGGATCTTGAACAACTGAAAAGATATGAGTTTAGCATTGATGAGGAACTGAAAGAAGGTTCTGCGGAATTTTTTAATGTGGCCTATCAGCTTTACCAACAACGGCTTCAGGAAGTAAGTGTTCTTTACAAGGATATCCTTGCAAAACCTTTCGATCTGCACAAAAAGGAAAGTGTTCAGTTGAACGGCACATTGCTTTCCTTCGCTAAGGATAAAAAAGAATTGGATCAGGTTTGGCGCAAGCGGTTAAAATATTACCTGCTTAAAAAAATGATTGATCTGGAAGAGGAAAGAAAGGCCGCAGGAACGCCGGCTTTGGCTCAGGCGAAAGGCGCGAAGCCTGATCTTTTAGAAAAAGAGGCAAGGATGAGGATTAGGAAATGGCTGGACAATAGTTTTAAAACCCTGATGAGTCCGGCCTATTCAGAGGAGAAGTTTAGTCAGTACCTGAACACCATCACGTTTGAGATGGATCCTCATACGACCTATTTCGCAGCTGTGAAGGCCAGAAGCGTAAACGAGCAGATGGCGAAAAAGTATTATGGCCTGGGGCTGGAGCTGACAGATAAAGAAGGGGAAGTCTGGGTGAAATCTCTTCGGCCCGGAGGCGTTGCGATAAAAAGTGGATTGGTAGACGTGAATGACCGTTTGCTTCGGATCACGGACCGTAAAGGAACTATGATTGATTTGGACGGCGTTCCCATTACAGAAGTTGCAGAGCTGATCCGCGGCGACAAAGACACCGAAATTTCCCTGGGGCTGCGGAAAGTAAATGGCATTGAAAAAACCATTTCTTTAAAACGGGGCGAGATCAAAGAAGAAGAAGGAAGGGCCAGAAGTGCGGTGATTCATAAAGGCAATCAAAAGATCGGCTATATTTATCTGCCGGAGTTTTATGCAGATTTTAATAACCCGGCGGGTGCACATGCGGCAACGGATGTGGCAGCGGAGTTGCTGCAGCTAAAAACAGCCGGAGTAACTGGAATTGTAATTGATTTAAGAAATAATGGTGGCGGTTCTCTCGATGAAGTAGTGAAAATGAGCGGTTATTTTCTTGGATCAGGGCCCAAAGTTCAGGTGAAAGGTAAAGAAGGGGTAAAAGCTTATGCGACTTATGATGCTCCGGTCTATGATGGTCCACTGGCGGTCATGATCAATGAAAACAGCGCTTCTGCATCGGAGATTTTTGCTGCGGTGATTCAGGATTACCGAAGGGGAATCATTATCGGGAGCCGGTCCAGTTATGGAAAAGGGACGGCACAAAGTACCCTTCCGATGGGAAAGATGGGAGATAAAGCCAAAGGGACGCCTCCATTGAACTTCGGTTCTTTAAGGTTGAGTTTAAATCAGTTTTATCGCGTCAATGGAGGTTCTACACAGCTTAAAGGGGTAAAGTCTGACCTGATTCTTCCTGGAAAATTACAATATCAGAAGATCCGGGAACAGGACAACGAAACTGCTTTGGCCTGGGACAGCATTGCTCCCGCAAATTATAGGATTTTTAACCGGATGTTGATTCCAAATAATATTCTAGCTTTAGAAAACGAAGAGATTGGTAAAAATGAAGCCTTTAAAGTCATCGCTGAAAACAGCAAATTGCTGGCTGAACATGCAGATGACCCGCTTTCGCTGGACCTCCCTAAATTTAAGGAGCAGCAGGCGAAAATGCTGTCCTGGTCTAAGAAAATAGACGAGGCGGCGCAATTACCGGAATTGAAGCAATTGACCATTACCGGCACCCGTTTAACCAGCGAGGGGCCGGGGTTGGAATGGTATGGCAAATGGATGGAGGGGGTGACAAGGGATATATACGTAGATCAGACTGTAAAGGTGATGGTACGTATGGTATCCAATTCAGACAAATAA
- a CDS encoding SDR family oxidoreductase — protein MALQIDLKGKVALVTGVSSGIGLGVAKMLARAGCTVTGCALDAADSAGANLFLDAIKAEGASGQYLQTDVTKVEALEALVAAAAKNGGIDILVSNAGRNFFQGAAECEEQEWQENMNLNLSSHWRLAKLCRPYLEQRRGVILIMTSNHAENTIPGCFPYNLAKTALTGLVRSLAIEWGPAIRCVGIAPGFIDTAGNQNWFNSFAEPEQERQRTIDLHPVKKLGTAEEIGGWCAFLASDYAAFASGTTYLIDGGRSALMQDN, from the coding sequence ATGGCTTTGCAAATTGATTTAAAAGGAAAGGTTGCCCTCGTTACCGGAGTGAGTTCGGGAATAGGTCTTGGCGTGGCAAAAATGCTGGCCAGGGCTGGTTGTACGGTGACCGGATGTGCATTAGATGCGGCCGATAGTGCAGGGGCGAATTTGTTCCTCGATGCCATAAAAGCGGAGGGCGCTTCCGGTCAGTATCTACAGACAGACGTTACGAAAGTGGAAGCGCTGGAAGCACTTGTTGCAGCTGCGGCAAAAAATGGAGGAATAGACATCCTGGTTTCCAATGCCGGGCGGAACTTTTTTCAGGGCGCAGCTGAATGTGAGGAACAGGAATGGCAGGAGAATATGAACCTGAACCTGAGTTCGCACTGGCGACTGGCGAAATTGTGTCGTCCTTACCTCGAACAGCGTCGGGGAGTGATCCTGATCATGACCTCTAATCATGCGGAAAATACCATCCCGGGATGTTTTCCTTATAACCTTGCCAAAACTGCATTAACCGGATTGGTAAGAAGTCTGGCCATTGAATGGGGACCAGCAATTCGTTGTGTGGGGATTGCGCCCGGATTTATAGATACAGCTGGCAATCAGAACTGGTTCAATTCTTTTGCAGAACCTGAACAGGAGCGACAAAGAACGATTGACCTTCATCCGGTAAAAAAACTGGGAACAGCAGAAGAAATAGGTGGCTGGTGTGCTTTTTTAGCCAGCGATTACGCGGCATTTGCTTCCGGAACAACCTACCTCATTGATGGGGGGAGAAGCGCGTTGATGCAGGACAATTAG
- a CDS encoding discoidin domain-containing protein: MKKNACLLLFAVAFLFACKKSDVPGVPVEEVPIDTGYHYKSDYAYNLNVVYFIASGKTANDDYHRRISEMMLQGQEFYGKWMKHWGFGDKSFGLLKDVAKKRIKIVEIKGKLDQSNYSYSGGAGNVLKEIDEYFLAHPTEKTSDHTLIIMCVQDIQADNAPFYGLGRNCFALDYPGMDIKDLGTGTAAGDKATGWIGGLMHELGHGINLPHNGGQKSENAQFGTSLMGAGNSSYGRTPTYLTKADCAILNNNQVFSKVTKTDWYSPFNATISHLNAKYEAGNIVVSGRLSGAGAVNYINFYNDGNKNGIGGNKDYDAVPWSTQKIGLDSFYVSMPLSEFSNTEDYAYELRIMLCNENGSLLNVPYPYEIKNGSPVIDFGDKKEYSKTNWQVIDFSSEETVEEDGKVTNLLDKNNTTAWVTRWNSNAPTFPHHFVVNMGQALAADGFAFTQRGGSSKIKDMQILTSNDNIAWTALGNYVLKDVGGPQFIYLPSTKTFKYFKVIVTSATDGRQYASLAEVGVFKN; encoded by the coding sequence ATGAAAAAAAATGCCTGCCTCCTGCTGTTCGCAGTAGCCTTTCTCTTCGCCTGTAAAAAAAGCGATGTTCCCGGAGTACCTGTTGAAGAAGTTCCCATAGATACGGGATACCATTACAAATCTGATTATGCTTACAACCTGAATGTGGTTTATTTCATTGCTTCCGGTAAAACGGCCAATGATGATTACCACCGCAGGATTAGTGAAATGATGCTTCAAGGCCAGGAATTCTATGGGAAATGGATGAAACACTGGGGATTTGGAGATAAAAGCTTTGGATTGCTGAAAGATGTGGCAAAAAAGAGAATCAAGATCGTAGAGATCAAAGGAAAACTAGATCAGTCTAATTACTCCTATAGTGGCGGAGCAGGAAATGTACTCAAAGAAATAGACGAGTATTTTCTGGCACATCCGACGGAAAAAACGAGTGATCATACCCTCATCATCATGTGCGTTCAAGATATTCAGGCAGATAATGCCCCTTTTTACGGGTTGGGCCGTAACTGTTTTGCTTTGGATTATCCAGGGATGGACATTAAAGATCTGGGGACCGGTACAGCAGCTGGGGATAAAGCAACAGGCTGGATCGGCGGACTAATGCATGAGCTTGGTCATGGCATCAATTTACCTCACAATGGAGGGCAGAAATCAGAGAATGCACAATTTGGAACTTCATTGATGGGAGCAGGGAATTCGAGTTATGGGAGAACACCAACTTATCTGACCAAAGCGGATTGTGCGATTTTAAACAACAATCAAGTGTTTAGTAAAGTCACGAAAACGGATTGGTACAGCCCGTTCAATGCGACCATCAGCCATTTGAATGCCAAATATGAAGCTGGAAATATAGTGGTCTCCGGGCGGTTATCAGGTGCGGGAGCTGTTAATTATATCAACTTTTATAACGATGGAAATAAAAACGGAATCGGCGGAAATAAAGATTATGATGCCGTTCCCTGGTCTACGCAGAAGATTGGGCTCGACAGCTTTTATGTGAGTATGCCTTTGAGCGAGTTTAGCAATACTGAAGATTATGCTTATGAGTTAAGGATCATGCTCTGCAATGAAAATGGGAGCCTGCTAAATGTTCCTTATCCTTATGAAATCAAAAACGGAAGCCCGGTTATTGATTTCGGAGATAAAAAGGAATATAGCAAAACAAACTGGCAGGTGATTGATTTCAGTTCAGAGGAGACGGTGGAGGAAGATGGAAAGGTGACCAACCTCCTGGATAAGAACAATACCACTGCCTGGGTGACGCGATGGAATAGCAATGCGCCGACCTTCCCGCATCACTTTGTGGTCAATATGGGCCAGGCATTGGCAGCAGATGGATTTGCATTTACCCAGCGCGGAGGAAGCAGCAAAATAAAAGACATGCAGATTTTGACGAGTAATGATAATATCGCCTGGACTGCACTGGGGAATTATGTGTTAAAAGACGTTGGAGGACCGCAGTTCATTTATTTGCCTTCCACAAAGACATTCAAATATTTTAAAGTAATCGTTACTTCCGCTACTGATGGTCGTCAGTATGCTTCGCTCGCGGAAGTTGGCGTGTTTAAAAATTAA